TGTAGACGACCATGAGGTGGTGCGCAAGGGGTTACGTGCACTTCTCGAAGCGGCGGGCGGATTCGATGTTGTGTCAGAGGCGGGTTCGGTGGTCGAAGCGGTCCGCCGGGTCGGTTATGACTCTCCCGAAGTCGTCGTAATGGACGTCCGGCTTCCCGACGGATCAGGTATCGATGCCTGCCGAGAAATCCGCAAGAGATGGCCCGACGTCAAAGTTCTGATACTGACCTCCTACGCGGATGAAGAGGCGCTTGTCGGCGCAATCCAAGCAGGGGCTTCCGGATACGTTCTGAAACGGATCCGTGCTGATGAGTTAGCGGAGAGTATCCAGCGTGTTGCTGCAGGAGAGTCTCTCCTCGACCCAATAATGACCGAGCGACTGTTCACAAGAATTCGCGGCGGCAATTCTGACCCGCTGCTGGCGCGGCTCTCTCCTCAGGAGCGGCGCACTCTCGATCTTATCGCTGCGGGGATGACGAACAAGCAGATCGCCAAACAGATGTTCCTCGCTGAGAAGACGGTAAAGAACTATGTATCAAACATGCTCTCCAAACTTGGGATGAGCCGTCGCAGCGAGGCAGCAGCATACGCTGCCCGCCTCTCTGTGGGATCCCAAGTTCGCTACCCCACCGAAACGTGGGGCGAAGAGCAGCCCTAAGAGGATGACACCCGCCAGTACTTGATGTAATGACCACGAATGTCCTGACGATCGGCCCCGACGAGCCATCAAAGGCAGCCGCTCGGATTATGATTGCCAAAGGTGTTAGCGGGCTCCCTGTTGTTGACAGCGATAACAACGTCATCGGTATCGTGACCGAGGCGGACTTCGTTGTTCAGATAGCCGCGCGTAGCGTTGTTCAACAACATCGCTTTTTCGGTACCGGTAAGTCTCGGAAACGCATTGACATCGTGCGCGATATGATGACTGCTACGCCTGTTGTTATCACGAGTGACGCTCGGATCGCCGATGCGGCACAGGTCATGAACGATCGCCGCGTTAAGCGCCTTCCTGTCGTGTCAAGTGACGGCGCGCTGATCGGCATAATCTCACGGGCCGATATCGTTGGGGCTTACGCACGACCAGACGAAGTCATTGAAGACGCGGTCAGGCAAGATGTTATCAAACGTATTCTCATGATTGATCCGGATGAGCTTGACGTTTCGGTCGTTGAAGGTGTCGTGTCAGTGGCCGGGCGAGTTGACACGCGAAGTGACGCGCAACTGTTAGAAGAACTGACCTTACGCATTGAGGGTGTCGTTGTTGCTGACATCAACGTTGAATGGCGACACGGCGAATCGATCGTGTAACGATCTCACCACAGTGGGTAGGTGGGACTCCCAGAGGTTCGCCGGGTGTCCCGCGGCGGCACCCTATGGCGGAGGTGTTCTGGGTCCAATTCGGCTCGCTGGATCTCTTGGAGGTGGGTCACGGGCAAAATGACCAAGCGTACGTTGGGACGAGCCGAAGCGACGCGGAGCATTCTGGCGCCGCCGCACGTGGAATCGGTCCACCCGACCCGTCTGCGGCTATCACCCGCTGCTGCCGGTGAGATACTTTCGGATGATTTCGAGATGAGCAGAATCATTGGGGCGAGAGACGATGTTCTTCTAGGTCACCACGGTGTCGGGCGGGGCGAACGGGAGGCCGTCGATCATGTTCGCCCGGGATATGAGATCGGGGGCGTCGACATCGCCGTACGCCCCGCCCAGTACCGAGCGTGATGGTGCCGTCTTCAATGGAGATGATGTACACGCCCTCCGTCTCGAGAAATGAGAGCTTCCCGAACCGTCTCGCCCGATCCCAGGTCTCGGGTAGGCAAATGATATCGAGATCATTCTCAAGCGGGATGATCCCCCGAGCAATCATCGGTCCCGACCCAAAAATCACCCACGTTCCGGCTAGCAGTTGAAGCTCCCTGACACGTTCGAAGAGAGGATGGTCGAGGCGGTGATCCATGTGGCAGCCTACCGCTGGGTCGCGCGCCGATGGCGCCCAGGGATGTTGCATCTTGGCCGACGCGCCTCTTGTCGATATGGCATAAATGTGGCATAGTTATGCCATGGCAAGGATACGAGTGAGTACGACAGTGGATGAAGAGTTGCTGAGTGACGCGCGGGAACTCCGGTTGGGGTTGAATGATGCGGCATTGCTTGACGAAGCACTTGCGGCGTTGCTCGCGGTGCACCGGGCGACTCAGATCGACGCCGCTTACGCCGCCTATGATCGGCAACCGCTCGATCAGGCAGACGAGTGGGGCGATCTCGTTTCGTTTCGTGATGCTGCGGCCGGGTCGTGAAGGGCCTTCCGCAACGCGGCGAAATCTGGTGGTGCGACCTTCCGGATATAGCTCGTCGCCCAGTTGTCGTGCTGTCACGGGATGCGGCAATTCCGAGACTTCGACGTGCCATGATCGCCCCTTGCACTACAAACATTCGTGGGCTTCCGAGTGAAGTTGTGCTCGAGCCAGGTGAGGATCCGATTCCGCTGCGATCTGCGGTGAATCTGGACTCCCTAGAAAGTGTCGCTGTCGGTACTCTCACAGATCGGCTCGGCCGTCTCGGTAGCGACCGGATGCGCGAGGTTTGTGCAGCTCTAGCTATTGCTGTGGACTGCCAACCCTGAGACGGTCTGGTTTCTGTTTCGTCAGATGAAGGCTGGCCCTTGTCCGTCGCTGCCGGTGGTGGGTGATGAGGCGGTAGCGAGGTCTGGTATGCCCTCGCTACCGGCAACACCGAACATACGTTCGACTAGGCTGTTCGGATGGCACGGTATGCGGAACTGCATTGTCATACGAATTTCTCGTTTCTTGACGGGGCTTCCCACCCGGCCGAGTTGGTGCATCGCGCCGCAGAACTGGGTTATGAGTCCTTGGCCATCACCGACCACGACGGGTTTCGTGGAGTTGTCAAGATGCACGCCGCCGCTGTGCAGATCGGGCTTCCGATTGTGTACGGCACGGAGATCGGTCTCCCACGCAACCGGGATGAGCAGCCCCGCAAACCAAAAACGAAGCGCCACCCCAAGGAGATCCCGTTTCGGCGCCGTGGTCGTAACAAACGGATGCATGGTTCTAAACCGACGTCCAAGGCTCCAACCGATCATCTAATTCTGCTCGCCCCCGACCCCGACGGGTATGTTGCGATCTCCCGTTTTGTCACCCAGGGGCAGTTCAACGGGAAGAAAGATGAACCAAGGTACACATTCTCAGACCTCGAGTCCGCTGCGCGACACGGCAATCTTGTCGCGCTTACCGGCTGCCACGACGGTGCGGTCCCCAGAGCGGCACAGCGGGGTGATATCGTCGGGGCCGTTCGGGCAGCGCAGATTCTCAAAGGCATCTTCGACGACCGGTTGTACATTGAACTGTCGCACCACGGTATGCCGGAGGACGACATCCGCAACGAGATCCTCGCCGAAGTGGCGCTCCGACTTGGCCTTGCAACGGTTGCGACAAACAATGTGCACTACGGCTATCGATCCGAGGCCAAGATCGCCGACGTTCTCTCGGCTATTGGAGGGCGCCGCAACCTCGACGAGGCTGACGGGTATCGCACGGCAAGCGACCTGCGTTATCTTCGTTCACCCGAGGAGATGGTTGCCCGGTTTGCCCGCTATCCGGGGGCAGTTGAACGAGCCGCCGACCTGGGGCGCGACCTGGCATTCGACCTCACGCTGATTGCCCCCGAACTCCCCGATTTTCCGATGCCGGGATCGTTCACCACGGAGGACGAATACCTCCGTCACCTTGTGATGGAGGGTGCCAAGGAGGTGTATCCAGGTCTCGACGGTGGTATCGCCCCGAATGCGATGCAACGGATGGAGCATGAACTTGGTGTTATCGAAGAGCTCGGATTTGCAGGTTTTTTTCTCGTTGCATGGGACATCGTGCGGTTCGCCCGCTCCAAGGATATCTACTGCCAGATCCGTGGTTCGGGTGCCGATGCAGCGATCTGCCGGTGCATCGGCCTCACCCGTGTTGACCCGATTCGACTCAATCTGCCGTTCGAACGGTTCCTCTCATCAGAACGGGGTCGCCCGCCTGACATCGACATTGACTTTGAAGCCGATCGCCGCGAGGAAGTGATCCAGTACTGCTACCAGCGGTACGGTCGTGAACGCGCCGCAATGGTGTCGAACGTGATCACCTACCGCGCCAAGTCCGTGCTTCAGGACGTTGGTAAGTCGTTTGGTCTCACCCAGGCACAGGTGAACGGTCTCACCAGGTATCTCGACCATCGCAGCGCCAAGGAGTTACGTGACGTGGTGGATCTCCCCGAGGGATTGACTGCTGATTTCATTTACGACTTCTGCAAACGGCTCGACGGGTTTCCTCGCCATCTCGGCATCCACTCTGGGGGGATGGTGGTTGCGCACCGTCCGCTGTGGGAGATGGTGCCGATGGAGTGGGGGCGCATGGAGGACCGTACCGTACTCCAGTGGGACAAGGACGACTGCGCCGCGATGGGGATCGTGAAGTTTGACCTGCTCTCCCTTGGTGCGCTCAACGCTTTGCATCTCACGGTTGATGCGATTCGCGACGTCCACGGTGTCGACATTGATTTGGCAACCATCCCCCAGGAACCGGTTATTTACGACATGTTGACCAAGGCGGATACCGTCGGTATTTTCCAGATCGAATCTCGTGCCCAGATGGCAACCCTGCCAAAGATGAAACCGCGTACCTTCTATGACCTTGCCATTGAGGTGGCATTGATCAGGCCAGGTCCGATCCAAGGCAACTCGGTGCACCCGTTTCTGCGCCGCCGCAACGGTGAGGAACCCGTGCGGTATCCCCACCCAAAGACAGAGCCGATCCTTCGCAAAACCCTGGGTGTCCCCGTGTTCCAAGAGCAGTTGATGGAGATCGTCAGAGTGTGTGCCGGGTTCACACCGGGCCAATCCGACAGGTTACGCCAGGCAATGACACACAAGCGGTCCGACGAAGCAATGGAGAAACTCCGTGACGAGGTGTACGAGGGGATGACGGCCAACGGGATTACCGGTGCGAGTGCCGACGAAATCTGGGAGAAGCTTCAGGGGTTTGCATCGTTCGGTTTCCCCGAGAGTCACTCAGTGTCCTTTGCGTATATTGTGTATGCGGCGTCGTGGTTGAAGTACCACTGGCCGACCGAGTTCTTTATGGGTCTGTTGAATGCTCAGCCGATGGGGTTCTACTCACCAAACTCGCTGATGCAGGATGCCATGCATCACGGTGTGGTCATGTTGCCACCCGATGTGAACGAGTCATGGTTCGATTGCACCGTCGAGCCCTTTCACGCCGAAACGGACGATATTGCGCAGTATTTGGGGATGTCGTGGCGGCGGGGAAGAGGGGCGCTCGACGACCCGATTCGGCTCGCCAGTGCTTTACGAATCGGGTTGCGGTACGTCAAGAACCTGGGGGATGCCGAGATCACCAGGGTTGAGGCTGCACGGATTATTGGCGGGCCGTTTGCCTCACCGGAGGACCTTGCCCAACGCACCGGTCTCAACGAGTCGGCGCTCGAAGCGCTCGCTGCATCGGGTGCCATGGTGTCGCTTGGGGTTGAGCGCCGTGAGGCCATTTGGGCAGCCGGGGCGCTCGGTCGTCTGGGGCCGGACAAGCTGGCTTTGATCGAAGGAGTCGAAGCCCCGAAGCTGAAACCCATGAACCCGGTTGAGGAGATGCAGGCCGATCTTTGGTCGACCGGGATTTCGCCGTATCACCCTGTGGCCTTCATCAGGGACCGGCTCAAGAATATTGGCTGCCTCACTGTTGAAACCACGCTGAACCAGCGCCGCAACCAGAAGGTCGTCAAGGTTGGTGGCATGATCACTCACCGGCAGCGCCCGTCAACCGCAGCCGGGGTGCGGTTTATCAACCTCGAAGACGAGACAGGGCTGCTGAATGTTGTTGTGTTGCCACCGGTGTGGGATGCGAATTATGAGGTCGCCCGCAAGTCGATCGGTGTCGTGATTGAGGGGCGGCTCGAATATCGCGATGGGGTGACGAATTTGGTAGCCCAACATTTCACCGAATGGCCGCTGGAGGCTGCAGTACCCCGAAGCCGCGACTTCCGATAACCCACACTCTGGATTCTGGCGCTTTCTCCGACCGTATACGGTCGTATTTAGCGCCAGAATCCGAAATTAGATGCCGGGGAGGCGGAAGTTTCCGGCTGTGAACAGTCTTGGGTGCAGAACGAACGTGACGGAGCCGCGGGCCTGCGGGGCATCGGTCCAACGATTGATAGCTAGATCAATTCCGACTGCGGTTGCAGTCTTGACTTGTACGGCACCGCCGGTGAGCAGGAACACAAGTTGGCCCCAGGTGGGCTGGTGGCCAACGACCATGAGGGTGTCTACTTCGGTTGGCGCGGTGGCGATCACAGCGAGTGCGGTATAAACCGTTGCACCGTACAATTCGTCGGAGATTGTGATCGATGCGTCCCACGAGCCGACCGAAGCCGCAACTTCGGTCGTGGTTCTGGCCCTCGTCGCCGACGACGTAATGACATGTTGTGGCGCCTGCCCCATCTTTGCGAGCGCAACACCCATGATGCGCGCCGAGCGAAAACCGCGTCGGTTGAGCGGCCTCTCATGATCTGGAGTATTGGTCTCCCAATCTGACTTCGCGTGTCGCATAACGATCAGCCGTTTCATGACACCAGCCGTTCCATCACGTAGTCGAGCGCCTGCGTGGTGCGTTCGATGTCTGCCGGCTCGATGCCGGGGAAACAAGCGATACGAAGCTGGTTGCGTCCGAGTTTTCGGTAGCCACCGATATCGAGAATCCCATTGGCCCGACAGATAGCAACGATGTCGTCCGCGTCGATGCGGTCGTCGATATCGAGCGTGACGACGGTCGGTGAGCGGAACGCCGGTTCAACGAACGGCGTGACAAGATCGTGCGAATCGGCCCAGGAGTACAGGGTTCCCGACGACGTCAGGGAGCGTTCCGCAGCCCATGTGAGTCCACCGTTGTTGAGCATCCACCGGAGTTGCTCGTTAAGTAACCAAAGCGTCGAGATCGCGGGCGTGTTGTACGTCTGATCCTTACGCGAGTTGTCGATCGCTGTTTTGAGTGACAGCGACGCCGGGATCCAGCGGCCAGTGTCAGCGAGATCCGAGATCCGCTCGATCGCACTCGGGGAGCACAGGGCAAGCCACAGACCCCCTTCTGAGCCAAACGCCTTTTGTGGTGAGAAGTAGTAGACATCCACCGCTTCAGTGTCGAACGGAATCGCCCCTGCTGCGGATGTCCCGTCAACCACAGTGATGCCGCCACCTTCTGGTCGCACAAGTGGACACATGACACCGGTCGACGTCTCGTTGTGTATCAGACAGTACGTGTCGACCGAGGCGTCCGCTTGTGGTGGTGCCCCCTGACCAGGAGCAACCTCGATGACCGCAGGCTCGTCAAGATGTGGCGCCGCAGCGGCAGCGGCGAAGAACTTGCTGGAGAACTCTCCGCAGACCACGTGTTGGCTCTTGTTGTGAATGAGACCGACGACCGCTGCATCCCAAAACGATGTCGCGCCACCGATACCAAGGATTACCTCGTACCCGCCGGGGAGGTTGTAAAGGTCCGCGAGCCTGCTGCGGATTGACCCGACAAGCCGTTTGACAGGGGGTTGCCGGTGCGATGTTCCGAGAACGGCACTTCCCTCAGTGGCGAGAGAGTCCAGCGCCGGGCCCCTGATCAGCGATGGCCCGGAGCCGAGGCGGCCGTCCTGTGGGATGAGATCGGTGGGGATCACAATGTCGGGAAGTTGTTGCATGCTCAAAATTCGGTAGGGTGGCGGCGTCACACAAACGCGGGCCGCATCGGCCCGTTCGCCAGGAGATTAATCCACCATGACGCGTGCAGAATCAGGTCTTTCGAAACGGGTTCTCGCAATCACCGAGTCTGTAACGCTCGCGATCACGGCCAAGGCAAGGCAGCTGCGAGCTGAAGGCCTCGACGTGATTGGCTTTGGTGCCGGCGAACCCGATTTTGCAACGCCCGCTGACATCGTCGAGGCCGCCGTTGCGGCAGCTCGCGACCCTGTGAATCACAAATACTCGCCAGCAGCAGGATTGCCGGCGCTTCGAGAGGCAGTCGCTGCGAAGACGTTGCGCGACTCAGGGTACGACGTGCGACCCGACCAGGTCATCATCACAAACGGAGGCAAGTACGCCGTCTATGTTACTTGTCAGGCGCTACTCGACGATGGTGACGAGGTGCTGCTTCCATCTCCGTACTGGGTGACATACCCCGAGTCGGTGAAACTAGCCGGCGGTGTGCCGGTCGATGTCGCATCCGATCTCGGCAGCGGGTTCAAGGTCACCGTCGAACAGCTCGAGGCAGCACGCACTGAACGCACCAAGATGCTGATCTTCGTCTCGCCATCGAACCCCACTGGCGCCGTCTACACCCGCGACGAGATTGTTGCGATCGGGGAGTGGGCGCTTGAACACGACATCTGGGTGATGACCGACGAGATCTATGAACACCTCGTGTACGGCGACAGTGAGTTCCACTCGCTCCCAGTGGTCGTGCCCGAGATGGCAGATCGAAGTGTTGTCGTGAACGGGGTCGCTAAGACATATGCCATGACTGGTTGGCGGGTTGGGTGGCTTATTGCCCCATCCCACGTCGCCAAGGCTGCGGGCACGCAGGTCAGCCACGCGACGTCCAACGTCGCCAACGTCAGCCAGCGGGCTGCGCTCGCCGCGGTCAGCGGGTCGCTCGACGCCGTCACCGAGATGCGAACCGCGTTCGACCGCCGCCGTCTCACCATGACGCGCATGCTTCGAGATATCGAAGGTGTCGAATGCCTCGAGCCCGCCGGTGCGTTCTATGCGTTCCCGCGGGTAAAGGAACTCCTGAACAGAATGGAAATCTCGACAACGCTTGACCTGGCAGCCCGCTTGTTGGAAGATGCCCAGATTGCCGTTGTCCCTGGCGAGGCCTTTGGCGCCCCCGGGTATCTACGTTTCAGCTTTGCGCTCGGAGACAAAGACCTCGAAGAAGGCCTCCATCGGTTCCAGCAGTTCTCTCGCTCGGACTCGTAGTAGACCGAACTGTCCTTAAGCAACGCCGTCCATGAGCTCTAGTGCTGTGTCGATGTGCTGGTCGTCTTGATAGACACCGAAACCGAATCGGAGTCGGTCTGAGCGGACGTCGGTGATGAGCCCACGGGTGCGGTAGACCTCGTGGAGGCGCTGGGCATTGGGCAGCGAAAAGGTCAGGAATCGTGCGCGGACGCCGGGCCAAGCGGGCAATAGTTGTGACGGGTCAAGCGGAGTCTCGATACCTGCAAGGCCTGTCACGAATCTCCGTTGGAGTTGTTGCGAGTGCGCCAGCATGTCAGCAACCGTGACCCCCTCGTCTGACAGCATGCGCATCACAGCGTTGAGGCGGTACAAACCCGAAGGGTCAAACGTGGACCCGAACATTCTCGAGCCGTCCGTTGCGTAACCAACACCATGTTGCGTGTCGGCAAGCGAGCCGAACCCGGCGTACCAGCCCGTCATCACCGGGCGTTCAATCAACCCGGGAGGGCTGTGCAGAAAACACGCTCCTTCACCCGCCATTGCGTACTTGTATCCACCGGCAAGGTAGAACGCCCGGTCGGCGATGTCTGACAGGTCAGTCGGGATGGCCATGAAACCGTGGTATCCATCGATCACGACAATCGTTTCGCCGGTTGGTGCCGCGTCGACGAGGGTACGAAGATCGTCGTTGATGTGACCGGAGTTGAAAAACACATGGCTGACAAACATCAGATCGGGCCGGGTCGCCGCCGCGGCTTCGCTCCATCGTTGTGCGAATGATTCAAACGGTTCGGCGGGGACTGTATGGACCTTGGCAACACCCGCCTCTGCCCATCGGGTGGCCTGTCGGTTCATCGAATGAAACTCGGCATCGGTGGTCAGCAGCGCGAACCCGTGTGGCAGGCTTGAAGCGATGCGCACGATGAACTCGTGGGTATTTGGCGCAAAGGCGATCGTTGTCGGATCGGGCAGACGAAGATGACCGGCTATGTGACGCTGTGCCTCTGGGAGGACAGTTCCGAGGATGTGACCCCATTTGTTATCGGCCATCTCGATCGAGTCGCCCCAGTATTGGTCGTGCGCCTCACCGGTGACGTCGGGCCACAGATGATGCGAGTGGGCGGCCATGTGGTGTCCCTCAGCGGCGAGGGCACGTGTGAATCTATGGGCCAGCATCAGGACGTGCTTCGCAGGGTCGGTCGAGTCACTGCGTTGATCGCTGCGGTTACAAGCGCTGCCGTGAGCGCCGAATCGGGCGCGGTGAGTGTTGCGAGCGCGCTGAAATGGTCACCGCCGGCGAGCACTTCGGTCGTGAGTCCGCAGGCAGCACCCCATTTCTCGGCGAGGATCTGCTGTTGGTCGAGGAAACCACTCGGTTCTTCTGATCCCACGAACGCGGCGACTGCGGTCGGGCCCATCGGTGGTTTTCTTGACGGACTCCACCGGAGGGCATCGTCTTCAGTCATACCGAGCGTCTCATTTAACGGAATCTTCGTGATGGGTGAGAGATCGTATAGCCCGCTCAAGAGGACCGCATCGGTTGATACGCCTTCCGAGACGACCGATGCCGCGAGGTGGCCACCAGCCGAGTGGCCGAACATTGCCACCGGGTAACCGAGCGTGTCAGCGATGATGTTGGCGGCGTCAATCGTGTGATCGATGGCGTCGCCGATCGAGAATTCGGGACATAACCCATAGGGGACAAATCCAACAGCGACGTCGCACGCGAGAGCACCGGCTGCGAGGTGACTGATGTTCGTTGGTGCGCCCCGAACCCAGTACCCACCGTGGACCATCGCAACCGCGCCCTTGACTTGTCCTTCGGGGATGAAGATGTCAATTGCGCGACCCAACGTTCCAACCGGGGAAAACTGCGGCGGGTGAGCAGCCCTGAATGCCGACGCCTCGGCGTCCATCACCTCGATCAATTGTGGAATATTCGGGTGTGGGATCGAGAGATCGTAGGCGTGTTCGGTCATCGATGGGTCAGCCGCTGTGGTTGGCAAGCAGGTACTCGACAGCTTGTCTGTAACCGGGCACCCCTTGCCCGACGATCGAGTGAACACACGCTTGCGCAGTGAAAGAGGTTGCGCGCCACTCCTCACGCTCGTAGATGTCTGAGATGTGGACTTCGACCGTTGGAAGTTCGATCGCTTCGATTGCATCCTGGAGGGCGCGAGAAGTGTGACTTAGGGCGCCGAAATTGACGACAACGCCGTCATAACGACCGATGGCATCGTGGAGGGCATCGATGAGCGCCCCTTCGTGGTTTGATTGGAAACACACCACCTCGGCCCCAAGCTTCTCACCGGCTTCGATGAGGTCGACCTCAAGTTCGGCGAGAGTGATCGAGCCGTACACGTCGGGGCGTCGGGACCCTAGCAGGTTCAGATTCGGCCCGTTGATCACCAAGATGCGCATCGTCGACCTCGTTCGTTCTGATCCGGCAGCGTAGCCGATTTTCGCGTTCTCAAGAAAATGTCACGATGCCCTCCATTGACTCGGGGTGAACCGGTCACTCATGCATATTCGGTGCCGCCATCTTGGAGGGCCCACGCTGATTGCCCGATGCTGCAGTAGCTTGCGGCGGTTCGAAACCTTCATATCTCCACGTCAGGGATGTGGTCGAGCCTCAGCGTCTCAGCTTCTGCCGACGTCCCCGCCGGCAAAGAAGTGCTGACTAGATCGGCGAGCAACGACAGCTCGGTGATGACCGCCGCATGAACATCGTCGGTTGTGACGCCCGGTAGAAAATCCTCAAGGGCCCCGGTGGTTTCCGGCTGCCAGTCGAGGCCGAGATGGGCATACACGGGCATCAGTACTTCCTTGACCGATGCGGAGTCGGTGACAACGATCACGCCACCGATGTGAGCAGCGTGTTTGGTGAGCCGTTGGCCAACCCCCATCACCTTGTGAGTCCCGGCAACGTTGATCGAGTGCTCACCTGGGCAGTACTCACCGGTCACCTCGCCGACTCTGACGTCAACGACTCCGAGGTTTCGAAACGCGTTAGCGAGCAGCGCATCGACCATCGCAAAGCGGTCTTTGATGCCGTCTGGCGGGTAATCGCAGGGGATGGTCCATCCAAATGCGAGCGTGCCGGCATGGAACACAGCCGCTCGACCACCGGCGAGACGCTCGATGGAGCCGAATCCCAGTTCGCGTGCGGCGTTGATCGCACGGGCATACCCCGTTTCGAGCCGGTCACGTTTCCCGAAAGCGACGATGCGTTGTGGGACCCGCAACCAAAAAGTCTCACCACTGCGGGCCTGGGACGCCCGTCTGAGTAGCACCCGCCCGACCGCAGCGTCGAGGCCAGGTTCGCGCGACGAGGGGGTCGTAATGAGAGAAATGGTTCGATCCATAGTGCCAGGTTAGGGAACCTTATAAACCGTCAGATTCGTTGTAATGTCAATGCCGCCGTTCTCGCCTTTGGTGTTCGATAGTGCGCGACACCGCACTATTGAACACGAAACGCGGCTCGTGTGAACGGGGTGCATCGTTGTTAGTAAGGAATCAGCTTGAAGCGACTCGTGGTATTGACGGCCTTGTCTGTTTTGTTCGCCGCTTGTGGCGACGCCGGCCTGCTTGATACCGCAGGAGATCGGTCAAAGGACTTCGTTTTTGGAGACTCGTTACCGACCACCAGCACCAACGCGCCGACCGTGATCGTACCGGCGGGAGGCGGGAAGTTGGTATCTACTAGGTCCGTAGCCTGGTTGAACGATACGCTTT
This window of the Acidobacteriota bacterium genome carries:
- a CDS encoding lipoate--protein ligase family protein, whose translation is MDRTISLITTPSSREPGLDAAVGRVLLRRASQARSGETFWLRVPQRIVAFGKRDRLETGYARAINAARELGFGSIERLAGGRAAVFHAGTLAFGWTIPCDYPPDGIKDRFAMVDALLANAFRNLGVVDVRVGEVTGEYCPGEHSINVAGTHKVMGVGQRLTKHAAHIGGVIVVTDSASVKEVLMPVYAHLGLDWQPETTGALEDFLPGVTTDDVHAAVITELSLLADLVSTSLPAGTSAEAETLRLDHIPDVEI
- a CDS encoding aminotransferase class V-fold PLP-dependent enzyme — its product is MLAHRFTRALAAEGHHMAAHSHHLWPDVTGEAHDQYWGDSIEMADNKWGHILGTVLPEAQRHIAGHLRLPDPTTIAFAPNTHEFIVRIASSLPHGFALLTTDAEFHSMNRQATRWAEAGVAKVHTVPAEPFESFAQRWSEAAAATRPDLMFVSHVFFNSGHINDDLRTLVDAAPTGETIVVIDGYHGFMAIPTDLSDIADRAFYLAGGYKYAMAGEGACFLHSPPGLIERPVMTGWYAGFGSLADTQHGVGYATDGSRMFGSTFDPSGLYRLNAVMRMLSDEGVTVADMLAHSQQLQRRFVTGLAGIETPLDPSQLLPAWPGVRARFLTFSLPNAQRLHEVYRTRGLITDVRSDRLRFGFGVYQDDQHIDTALELMDGVA
- the aroQ gene encoding type II 3-dehydroquinate dehydratase; this translates as MRILVINGPNLNLLGSRRPDVYGSITLAELEVDLIEAGEKLGAEVVCFQSNHEGALIDALHDAIGRYDGVVVNFGALSHTSRALQDAIEAIELPTVEVHISDIYEREEWRATSFTAQACVHSIVGQGVPGYRQAVEYLLANHSG
- a CDS encoding alpha/beta hydrolase, encoding MPTTAADPSMTEHAYDLSIPHPNIPQLIEVMDAEASAFRAAHPPQFSPVGTLGRAIDIFIPEGQVKGAVAMVHGGYWVRGAPTNISHLAAGALACDVAVGFVPYGLCPEFSIGDAIDHTIDAANIIADTLGYPVAMFGHSAGGHLAASVVSEGVSTDAVLLSGLYDLSPITKIPLNETLGMTEDDALRWSPSRKPPMGPTAVAAFVGSEEPSGFLDQQQILAEKWGAACGLTTEVLAGGDHFSALATLTAPDSALTAALVTAAINAVTRPTLRSTS